The Sandaracinus amylolyticus genomic interval GGTTGGTCTCGTGCACCACGAGGTCGGCCTGCGCGAGCCACGCGATCAGCTTGGGATCGAACGACGTGTCCGCGGACAGACCGAGCGAGCGACCCCCGGCGCGGATCCTCAGGGCGGTGGTGGGCACGTGGTGGTGCGTGCCGCGGCACTCGATCTCGAACGGCCCGATCGAGACCACGCGCGTCGTGTCGAGCGCGACGTGCTCGAAGTAGTCGTCGAAGCGCATCGCGCGCAGCCCCGACGCGGTCTCGAGCCGCTCCATGCCCGCCGCGAGATGTCCGTCCCAGGCGCGCGCGATCACCGCGGGATGCGCGGCGACGCGCGCCTTCTTGCCGAGCGCGAAGTGCGAGAAGTAGCCGTAGCCCTCGAGGCCCGACGCGTGATCCGCGTGCAGGTGCGTCAGCACGACCGCGGACACGCGCTCG includes:
- a CDS encoding MBL fold metallo-hydrolase; the protein is MRLVPLGVGDAFSERWYSTSFAIESEGALILVDCPHPIRKMLREARETSGLDLRLERVSAVVLTHLHADHASGLEGYGYFSHFALGKKARVAAHPAVIARAWDGHLAAGMERLETASGLRAMRFDDYFEHVALDTTRVVSIGPFEIECRGTHHHVPTTALRIRAGGRSLGLSADTSFDPKLIAWLAQADLVVHETNLGTHTPYESLAALDAALRAKMRLVHFPDSFDLAASNIECLEQGRAYEV